Genomic window (Rhizobium brockwellii):
CCCGATCCGTCCCGGTATGCGGTCCACAAGCTCATAGTCGCCAGCCGCCGACACACTGACGGGCAGGGGCCGGCGAAGCGAGAGAAGGACGTTCGTCAAGCTGCGCGGCTCTTTGAAGCCCTGCAGCAGACAAGGCGATCTGCCGACTTGGCGCTCGTCTACAACGAAGCATGGGAGCGCGGGTCTGCGTGGCAAGAAGGTATTCGAACCGGGGCGGGAATGCTGCCGGCACAAGATGCCGAGCGGCTCCACACGGTCCTGATCGAGGGAGCAAGAAAAAACCGCGAAGAAATTGAACTTCCGTTTGGAGAGTAGGCTGTCTTCCGCTTCGAATGCCAAGCAGTTGACTTAATGCGAAAGCGGCGAAGACAAATATGATGTCGAGAGCTCGTGTCCGCTCAAGGCGCCCGTGGGCAATCACCAAAAAAGTTCTGTGACGCTTGCGGTCAGCACGAGCAGTTCACGAGCCTTAGGGCCGAGCTCCCCGTTAGGTGCTACGCTTCCCGGGCCAGGCCGTGAGTGCGATGTCGATCATCCGCTTCAGCCGCGCATTGCAGGCTCCATCGCAGGCCTGTGCGGACATGCCCTGGATAATCGCGCCATAGAAGCGCGCGAGCGTATCGGTATCCGTTTGCGCCGGCAATTCGCCTTCCTCGACGGCCCGGTCGAAGCGAGCTTTAAGGGTCTGCATCGAGGTCTCGCGCAATGCCGCCGTCATCCGCGCCACTGACGCATTCTCTTCCGCGTGCTGCAGGACCGCCGTCGAGACCATGCAACCTCGCGGCCTGTCCGGCTGGGTGTCACCATCAGCGATATCGTAAAGGTAGAGGCTTAGGGCTTCA
Coding sequences:
- a CDS encoding TetR/AcrR family transcriptional regulator; translation: MTNPVRKRGRPRVLDRDVGLDIAARLFWERGYEGTSTADLTKAMGINPPTLYSMFGSKEELYRQSLDFSIARENSRRLEILQSDLPVHEALSLYLYDIADGDTQPDRPRGCMVSTAVLQHAEENASVARMTAALRETSMQTLKARFDRAVEEGELPAQTDTDTLARFYGAIIQGMSAQACDGACNARLKRMIDIALTAWPGKRST